In the genome of Synechococcus sp. CB0101, the window ATGTGCTCAATCAGTTCTGGAAGTGAGCGATGACTGCGCCCTGCCTGCCTCATCAATTTCTCCAGCAACTCCTCAGAAAGATCAAGCTCAAGCCGCTGCGGCATACGGCTTGGATCAAGCTGAAAGCGAGGATCCTGTTCGCCTGGAGCTGACTGGAATGGAGGCATTTCTATGGAGGCGTAGGCCATTGGTGGAGATCAGCTGGCTATAGCAACGGCTGCAGTCCTTATTTTTGGGAGCACGAAACTAAAACGTGACCAATGCTCTTCAATGGCGCGCTATGAGTTTCTTAACGCCCGGGCTTAGTCGGTGCACGAGGTGTCGCGTGCTCAGCGTCCCCATCTCGGCTCCAGCGGTGGCGGTGGTTGCCATTGCGGCGTGCACGGTTTCCACCCCTCAGCCAAGCGCTGACGCCAGAGCTCAACTGCTCGCTCGCGGCTGAGGCGCACACGCCGCTGCAGCAACGGCACTGCTTGATCCCGCAACACCTGGCCGCTGGTGATCTCCAGCTCCTGCTGCCACTGATTCCAGATCGCGGGCTTGAAGTGCAGGACTTGGCGGCCATCACTCAGCCAGCCCTCAGCCGGAGCCGATGGAATCCGCTGACCCTTCTGAACGAACACCCCTCAGCCCACCTCCGGCGCCCAACCCCGTTGGCGAACCATGTCATCCGTCCAGCCCTGGCAGCGGCGGATCAGGTGCTCGCCCTGGGCGATCTGGCCGCGGTGCAACTGGCAGGCGAGCACCGGGATGCACTCGGCTCCGGCGTGGTGCCTGAACCAGTGACAGGTCATGCAGACCTTGCGGCTGCGGCTGGTGCGCAGCACGCCCTCGTCCAGATACGGCCAGGCCTCACAGTCACTGCTTGCAGCCACCGCGGTGGGCCGGATTCGAGACGCCGCCATCAATCCTCTCCATGCGTACACCTGTACTAGCAAGGATTCATCGGGTTGGCTCGGGCTCTTTGGCATCGACTGCCTCTGTCAGCCACGCCCGCTGACGAGATCGGAACCCTTCTGGGCCTCACACCCTTCCCTTTGCTCGCCTTCTTCCGATCACTTCTGCCTCTAGTCCCAACCCTGCTGCCGATGCTCAGCTGGACGCGCTCCTGTCTGACGCCGCCCTCTCGCCAGCAAGCCTCAGCCGACGAGCTCACGCTCCCGCCCTTCCAGCAAGACCACGCCTTTGCCGTCTTTGAGCAGGGCGACTGGTTGGCGGAACTGGATCTCCTGCAACTGGGATCGGCCCTGCAGCGCAGCGCCATCGCCCGAGGCGGCTATGACGGCCGCTCCTTCGATGTCATGGTCGCCATCGCCGATGTTCTGGAAGCCGATCACGGCTGGAGCTTTGAGCAGTCCGATTCCTGGCTCGAGCGGATGGGGCTCTGGGAGGAGGAGGTCTGAGGGTTCAGAACCAGCCAGTAGCCTCCCGTGCCCCGCTCTGGTCGCAGCGTCGTCTGCCTGGCTGCCGATGAGTGAACACCTCTGGCTGACCACTGCCGAGCTCTGCTCCCATCTGGCTATCAGCCGCTCCACCCTCTTTGCCATCCGCCGCTCGGGGCTGCTCAAGGACGGGCGGCATCTGGTGTCCAAGAACCCAACCAGTTCCCGCTCGCACCTGCTCTGGCACCGCCAGCGGTGTGAATTGGCGCTCGGGAGGATCAGCTGATGGGTGAGCAGAGCACCCTTTGGCTCTCAACACCTGAGCTGAGCTCCCAGCTCGGCGTCAGCCGCTCTTCCCTGCGCCGTTGGGTGCACAGTGGCCTCCTACGAGAAGGGCAGCACTGGGTTCGGATGAACCCCTGCTGCCCGCGCTCCGATCAGTTGTGGCAGCCCGAGCGCTGCGCCGAACAGATCAACCGGCAGCGGCCTCACTGCCGCCGCTGAGCAGGCGGCGCACCACAGACGCCTTGGTCTGCTCACCACTGATCTCACTCAGATACGTCCGGCGGTGCACCTCTGGGCTGTGGCCCATCACGGCCGCCACGTCCGCGTAGTTCCAGGTTGTGGTCTCCCGAGCGCGGATCGCATAGGCGTGGCGCAGGTCGTACGGCACGCAGCGCTCCTTGCGCTTCTGCGCCTTCTTCTTGCCCTGAGCAGGCGCCGTTTCCACCCAGGCGTAGAGCTTGGTTTTCACCTCAAACTCCGCTTTGGCATCGGAGCTGCGCAGCTTGTGGCAGCAGAGCGCCCCAAGGCGTTCGTTGTTGTCGCAGCGCTTGAGCCCGCGTCCCCGGGATTGGTTTAATTCCCTGCGCATTCAACCCCGGCATAGCCGGGGTTGAATGCGCAGGTCAGGCACCCGGCTTTACGGCTGGCATTGCA includes:
- a CDS encoding DUF1651 domain-containing protein encodes the protein MFVQKGQRIPSAPAEGWLSDGRQVLHFKPAIWNQWQQELEITSGQVLRDQAVPLLQRRVRLSRERAVELWRQRLAEGWKPCTPQWQPPPPLEPRWGR
- a CDS encoding galactose oxidase; amino-acid sequence: MAASSDCEAWPYLDEGVLRTSRSRKVCMTCHWFRHHAGAECIPVLACQLHRGQIAQGEHLIRRCQGWTDDMVRQRGWAPEVG
- a CDS encoding helix-turn-helix domain-containing protein gives rise to the protein MGEQSTLWLSTPELSSQLGVSRSSLRRWVHSGLLREGQHWVRMNPCCPRSDQLWQPERCAEQINRQRPHCRR